A window of the Schlesneria paludicola DSM 18645 genome harbors these coding sequences:
- a CDS encoding tetratricopeptide repeat protein, protein MDLSVAESHNRSNGSRRKATVISVVILTVSGMIAYANSYSGPLVFDDIPTIAESPSIKSLWPIEAVLFNGTVSAVGRPLVNLSFALNYAWGGLDVTSFHVTNVILHLLAALTLFGVIRRTLERPATAASLRENATRIALFCSLIWMLHPLQTESVTYVVQRSESLVGLFYFLTLYCAIRANSSPSPTFWTVAAFASCLGGVASKEVMVSAPLTVVIYDRAFSGSTFRSLLDRRRWLYFSLFSTWIPLIAFVAQGRHDSAGFGYGLSSWEYALTQFESITRYLRLAFWPDSLVLDYGVGVTRNLNVIIPAAIVVALFACGSLVAIRYQSWIAFLGFVFFASLSPSSSIIPIVTQTTAEHRMYIPLVSVTIIAVITIWQTCVLIVGRFFQGTPQSRLEWIAPSVCLSLVAISFALLTRARNFEYADPVRLWTSNILRCPDSPRPYLQIAKEYLDREPRTAINWYERASRSYELARERNRLTRLMDIQLASSHFGRGTAYSRLREFENALAEFDLSLKLDPSLVNGYFYRGMVLAQLGRDDDALMSIAKAIDLEPAPEHLFICGEILSKRKQYTAAVADLSKAIQIDASNPYFYQSRGHCLRELGHYQHALSDLSKAIQLQPNFAKALYERGLTFAAIDRHANAIEDFSKAISLSQEFAEVYLHRAKSFIRVGKVAQARGDLNIFETRFGKSAPELREQLDDVPADSATQPPAATPPQ, encoded by the coding sequence GTGGACTTGTCGGTCGCCGAATCGCACAACAGATCGAACGGCTCGCGTCGGAAGGCGACGGTGATTTCGGTCGTGATCCTCACGGTGTCGGGCATGATTGCCTACGCAAATAGTTACTCCGGCCCACTCGTCTTTGACGATATCCCGACCATTGCCGAGAGCCCTTCCATCAAAAGTCTTTGGCCGATCGAGGCCGTGCTATTTAATGGAACCGTATCAGCTGTCGGACGCCCGCTCGTGAATCTCTCATTTGCCTTGAACTACGCATGGGGAGGTTTGGATGTTACCTCATTTCACGTCACCAACGTGATCTTGCACCTGCTAGCCGCACTGACCTTGTTCGGGGTGATCCGACGAACATTGGAACGACCTGCCACTGCAGCTTCCTTAAGAGAAAACGCAACTCGGATTGCACTGTTTTGCTCATTGATTTGGATGCTGCATCCTTTGCAGACGGAGTCGGTGACCTACGTTGTCCAGCGTTCTGAATCGCTCGTCGGTCTCTTTTACTTCCTGACACTTTACTGCGCGATTCGAGCGAACTCGTCACCGAGCCCCACATTTTGGACTGTGGCGGCGTTTGCCTCGTGTCTGGGTGGTGTCGCGAGCAAAGAGGTGATGGTGTCGGCACCTCTCACCGTCGTGATCTATGACAGGGCCTTTTCGGGATCGACATTTCGGTCGCTTCTCGATCGACGCCGCTGGCTGTACTTCTCACTGTTCAGCACCTGGATTCCGTTGATTGCGTTCGTTGCTCAAGGTCGCCATGACAGTGCGGGGTTTGGATACGGGTTAAGTTCTTGGGAGTACGCCCTGACTCAGTTTGAGTCGATCACGCGGTACCTGCGTTTGGCGTTCTGGCCAGATTCCCTTGTCCTCGACTACGGCGTCGGCGTCACGAGGAATCTGAACGTCATTATTCCCGCTGCAATTGTTGTTGCACTGTTTGCTTGTGGTTCCCTTGTCGCCATCCGCTACCAATCCTGGATTGCATTCCTGGGGTTCGTCTTCTTTGCTTCGCTAAGCCCCAGCTCCAGCATCATCCCAATCGTCACACAAACGACCGCCGAACATCGAATGTATATACCACTCGTATCGGTCACGATCATTGCTGTCATCACCATCTGGCAAACTTGCGTCCTGATCGTCGGGCGATTTTTTCAAGGAACACCACAATCCAGACTCGAATGGATCGCCCCCAGTGTGTGCTTGTCACTGGTCGCGATTTCCTTTGCCCTTTTGACGCGCGCCCGCAACTTTGAATACGCCGATCCCGTACGCCTCTGGACGAGCAACATCCTGCGATGTCCCGACAGTCCACGTCCCTATCTGCAGATTGCGAAGGAATATCTCGACAGGGAACCTCGAACGGCGATCAATTGGTACGAGCGAGCGTCACGCAGCTATGAACTTGCCCGAGAACGCAATCGCTTAACGCGTCTCATGGACATTCAATTGGCCTCGTCCCACTTCGGTCGAGGGACGGCGTACTCGCGGCTCAGAGAGTTCGAGAATGCACTGGCCGAATTTGATCTGTCGCTGAAACTCGATCCGTCGTTGGTGAATGGCTATTTTTATCGAGGAATGGTGCTGGCCCAGCTGGGACGAGACGATGACGCGTTGATGAGCATTGCAAAAGCGATCGATCTCGAACCAGCCCCGGAACACCTCTTCATATGCGGCGAGATTCTTAGCAAACGCAAGCAGTACACAGCAGCGGTCGCGGACTTGAGCAAAGCGATCCAGATTGACGCGTCCAATCCCTATTTCTATCAATCACGCGGTCATTGCCTGAGAGAACTCGGCCACTACCAACACGCATTGTCTGATCTGAGCAAAGCAATCCAGCTTCAGCCGAATTTCGCAAAAGCCCTCTACGAGCGGGGGCTCACCTTCGCCGCAATCGATCGTCATGCGAATGCCATTGAAGACTTTTCAAAAGCCATTTCACTCTCACAGGAGTTCGCGGAGGTTTATCTGCATCGTGCCAAATCCTTCATCCGTGTCGGCAAGGTCGCTCAAGCACGCGGCGACCTCAACATCTTTGAGACGCGATTTGGAAAGTCGGCACCAGAACTTCGCGAACAGCTTGATGACGTACCCGCGGATTCGGCCACACAGCCCCCTGCCGCAACGCCGCCACAATAG
- a CDS encoding metallophosphoesterase → MQRRTFLQTIALSSLPVLAPSISGFARADENEQRFGDLLIRPRATDHFELVFTPSRPRPIRLLQLADTHFHPGDESNRATEKMLQGLVERERPDFIIHTGDFVNNDSGKRVDWTGMDVLNGLKTPWALCFGNHDYPVKNAEGSLPLDSIRQKMERGFQGYIDAPTGRHYCYRYDILDKDNPTPKASLFFFQVGHATGDRRISDPQLAWFRSQIERDAERHVESPITVFVHIPLKEYHELFESGRATGEKAEGVCFDSDTGESFKAFSASHRVVGVFCGHDHVNNYHGDWQGIDLAYGRVSGWGAYGPPNWQRGGRLISLDLQAPKPRPEHTEVF, encoded by the coding sequence ATGCAACGACGTACCTTTCTGCAAACGATCGCCCTATCGAGTCTGCCGGTTTTGGCACCATCGATTTCCGGGTTCGCGCGAGCGGACGAGAACGAGCAACGATTTGGTGATTTGCTGATCCGGCCCCGGGCGACCGATCATTTTGAATTGGTGTTTACTCCGTCGAGACCGCGACCGATCCGTTTGCTGCAACTCGCCGATACGCATTTTCATCCGGGCGACGAGTCGAATCGTGCCACCGAAAAGATGCTTCAAGGCCTGGTGGAACGTGAGCGACCGGATTTCATCATTCACACGGGTGACTTCGTCAACAATGATTCGGGCAAGCGAGTCGATTGGACGGGGATGGATGTGCTGAATGGATTGAAAACTCCCTGGGCTCTCTGTTTCGGAAACCACGATTACCCGGTCAAGAATGCTGAAGGTTCGCTGCCGCTCGATTCCATCCGACAGAAGATGGAACGGGGTTTTCAGGGATACATCGACGCGCCCACGGGACGGCACTACTGCTACCGCTACGACATTTTGGATAAGGACAATCCCACACCCAAGGCCTCGCTCTTCTTCTTTCAGGTGGGTCATGCCACGGGAGACCGACGAATTTCCGATCCGCAACTGGCCTGGTTCCGAAGTCAAATCGAGCGAGACGCCGAGCGTCACGTGGAATCGCCGATCACGGTCTTTGTTCACATTCCACTCAAAGAGTATCACGAGCTGTTCGAGTCAGGTCGCGCCACGGGTGAAAAGGCCGAGGGTGTCTGCTTTGACAGCGACACCGGTGAATCCTTTAAAGCCTTTTCGGCGTCACACCGAGTTGTGGGTGTGTTCTGCGGACACGATCACGTCAACAACTACCATGGTGACTGGCAGGGAATCGACCTTGCCTATGGTCGCGTCAGTGGTTGGGGCGCGTACGGGCCACCGAACTGGCAACGCGGCGGTCGCTTGATCTCGCTGGACTTGCAGGCTCCCAAACCACGGCCCGAACACACGGAAGTGTTTTAG